A window from Opitutia bacterium ISCC 52 encodes these proteins:
- the feoB gene encoding ferrous iron transport protein B, with the protein MVSAVSPAPERTVRIALIGNPNTGKSTIFNNLTGLRQRTGNYPGVTVSRKAGTMKLGGSNAELIDLPGTYSLSAHSPDERVVIDVLNGRFTEIGKPDIILFVADAANLRRNLFLASQIATLKIPMVMILNQWDSVAPSGQQIDLNLLKGRLKVPVIPTIGTKNKGTQEIIEAVESLLEEPQFLPEIHWPKSMASAVDHLKATLPCVENELLSESETHRLLFDTHSAEVSRLKVSAEEARKEVKTAREFLRKDGMNPLVAEAMLHYRHIDGLIGGVVLKDAQLAHGATESIDRLLLHRGWGLAAFVGMMYVVFQAVYSWAGPVMDIIEMGKVWAQDLIGPVLAGTPMLQSLVLDGVIEGVGAFLVFLPQILILFAFISLLEDSGYMARAAFIMDKLFSWCGLNGKSFVPLLSSYACAIPGIMATRTIEDPKSRLATVFVAPFMSCSARLPVYILCIGAFIEPVYGPWWAGFTLFAMHFLGLAVAVPTAWVVTRFVLKTKSQPFVMELPKYRTPRMKDVLFRMWQAGWEFIQKAGTIIFLITIIIWASLYFPRSDDKAADFQASFVAEKVTEGIGNEAQILALLEDADSELSHEFNLFLGSSQINQSYMGHIGKAIQPIFEPAGFDWRISISVLASYPAREVIISTLGIIYSLGGDVDEEDGSLRAALKNSEWQEGERSGTPIYTVPVVIGLMVFFALCSQCGATTSIIVKEAGWKWAIISFVYMTALAWFGAVLCYQVGTHLF; encoded by the coding sequence ATGGTATCCGCCGTCTCTCCAGCGCCTGAGCGCACCGTCCGCATCGCCCTTATCGGCAACCCAAACACGGGGAAGAGCACCATTTTTAATAACCTGACCGGGCTTCGCCAGCGAACCGGGAACTATCCCGGCGTAACCGTAAGCCGAAAAGCCGGGACCATGAAGCTAGGCGGCAGCAACGCAGAGCTTATTGATTTACCCGGCACTTACAGCCTGTCGGCCCATTCACCCGATGAACGCGTCGTTATTGACGTCCTCAACGGCCGTTTCACGGAGATAGGCAAGCCAGACATCATACTCTTCGTCGCTGACGCGGCCAATCTTCGCCGCAACCTTTTTCTGGCTTCCCAAATTGCCACCTTAAAGATCCCCATGGTCATGATCCTGAACCAATGGGATTCCGTCGCACCCTCGGGACAACAGATAGATCTAAATCTTTTAAAGGGTCGCCTGAAAGTTCCAGTCATTCCAACCATTGGAACGAAAAACAAAGGCACCCAGGAGATCATCGAAGCAGTCGAATCACTTCTGGAAGAACCACAATTTCTTCCCGAAATTCATTGGCCAAAATCCATGGCATCGGCAGTGGATCATTTAAAAGCCACTTTGCCCTGTGTTGAAAACGAGTTACTTAGCGAAAGCGAAACCCATCGCCTACTCTTTGACACTCACTCAGCGGAAGTCAGTCGACTCAAAGTAAGCGCAGAGGAAGCTAGAAAAGAAGTTAAGACGGCACGTGAGTTTCTTCGCAAAGACGGGATGAACCCGTTGGTCGCTGAAGCCATGCTACACTATCGTCATATCGATGGACTGATCGGTGGCGTTGTATTGAAGGACGCACAACTCGCTCATGGAGCAACCGAATCGATCGACCGTCTGCTCCTACACAGAGGCTGGGGATTAGCTGCATTCGTAGGCATGATGTATGTGGTCTTCCAGGCCGTATATTCCTGGGCAGGTCCTGTGATGGACATCATCGAAATGGGAAAAGTCTGGGCCCAGGATCTCATCGGCCCTGTGCTTGCAGGAACCCCGATGCTACAAAGCCTGGTGCTGGATGGCGTCATTGAAGGCGTCGGTGCTTTCCTGGTATTTCTTCCCCAGATCCTCATCCTGTTCGCTTTCATTTCCCTTCTCGAAGATAGCGGCTACATGGCACGTGCTGCTTTCATCATGGACAAGCTATTTAGCTGGTGCGGCCTCAATGGAAAAAGCTTTGTCCCTCTCCTTTCGAGCTATGCCTGCGCTATTCCAGGTATCATGGCGACCCGCACGATCGAGGATCCGAAGTCGCGCTTGGCAACCGTGTTCGTTGCACCCTTCATGAGCTGCTCTGCCCGTTTGCCCGTTTATATCCTTTGTATAGGAGCATTCATCGAGCCGGTCTATGGTCCATGGTGGGCAGGTTTCACCCTTTTCGCCATGCACTTTCTTGGGCTGGCAGTAGCGGTCCCAACGGCTTGGGTGGTAACACGTTTTGTTTTAAAAACAAAGTCCCAGCCATTCGTCATGGAGCTGCCCAAATACCGGACCCCTCGCATGAAGGACGTATTATTTCGCATGTGGCAGGCAGGTTGGGAGTTTATCCAAAAGGCAGGCACCATTATTTTCCTGATCACCATCATTATCTGGGCCAGTCTTTACTTCCCCCGTTCCGACGACAAAGCAGCAGATTTTCAAGCTAGTTTTGTAGCAGAAAAGGTGACTGAAGGAATCGGTAATGAAGCACAGATACTCGCCCTTCTAGAGGATGCCGATTCGGAGCTGTCTCATGAGTTCAATCTGTTCCTGGGTAGTTCACAAATCAACCAGAGCTACATGGGCCATATCGGAAAAGCGATCCAACCTATTTTCGAACCAGCAGGATTCGACTGGAGAATCTCCATCAGCGTCCTGGCCAGTTATCCCGCTCGTGAGGTCATCATCTCAACCCTAGGTATTATCTATAGTTTGGGTGGCGATGTAGACGAAGAAGACGGAAGCCTACGCGCCGCTTTAAAAAACAGCGAGTGGCAAGAAGGTGAACGATCCGGCACCCCCATCTACACGGTTCCAGTCGTAATCGGACTTATGGTATTTTTCGCCCTTTGCTCCCAGTGCGGAGCGACCACCTCCATCATCGTAAAGGAAGCCGGATGGAAATGGGCTATTATTTCATTCGTCTATATGACAGCCCTTGCCTGGTTTGGCGCGGTGCTCTGTTATCAAGTCGGAACCCATCTCTTTTAG
- a CDS encoding FeoA domain-containing protein: MVTNLLSLKIGQSARVTQIRAINHIDQRILSLGIGADVVVKVCKVAPLGDPIAVEVDGAQIILRKSEAQGILVEPV; the protein is encoded by the coding sequence ATTGTGACTAATTTACTTTCATTAAAGATAGGTCAATCTGCACGCGTTACCCAAATCCGTGCCATAAACCATATTGACCAACGCATCCTGTCTCTAGGAATCGGGGCAGACGTGGTCGTGAAAGTGTGTAAAGTGGCTCCACTCGGCGATCCAATTGCGGTGGAAGTAGACGGCGCCCAGATCATCCTGCGCAAATCTGAAGCGCAGGGAATCCTGGTCGAACCAGTATAA
- the hflX gene encoding GTPase HflX, producing MVERTLLIGVRISGKTEDNTDNLLIELADLVNTLEIGVMESMVITIRKPHPHFFIGKGKAYEIMEHCKEQGYDCIVFDDALTPAQQRNWERESKLCVIDRQEVILDIFANRAQTKEAVLQVGLARMVYSLPRLTRAWTHLSRQRGGGTNMRGQGETQLEADHRIVRDRIATLKKKLVVVRAQRETQRKRRMKKPVPSAAIVGYTNAGKSSLLNLITGANILAEDKLFATLDPTTRQVILPSGLKLLLTDTVGFVRKLPHNLVEAFKATLEEAVVADFLIHVLDVSSPEVEKHAETTLEVLKELGADEKRILTVFNKVDICDDSFALQRLQAQFPDAEFISVIENKGIEQLIRRMDEVLETDSTFGEYLFPFDRYDLISQLHQAGCVKEETTRDDGIYISGFISPALEPRVLEFKLNGK from the coding sequence ATGGTAGAGCGCACGCTGTTGATCGGTGTGCGCATCTCTGGCAAGACGGAAGACAACACCGACAATCTGCTGATAGAATTGGCCGACCTGGTAAACACCTTGGAGATCGGCGTTATGGAATCCATGGTTATTACTATCAGGAAGCCACATCCTCATTTCTTTATCGGGAAGGGTAAAGCCTACGAGATCATGGAGCACTGCAAGGAACAGGGTTACGATTGTATCGTGTTCGACGACGCATTGACGCCTGCTCAGCAACGCAATTGGGAAAGAGAATCCAAGCTCTGCGTCATTGATCGACAGGAGGTCATTCTGGATATTTTTGCCAATCGCGCTCAAACCAAGGAAGCCGTTCTTCAGGTTGGGTTAGCAAGAATGGTTTACAGCCTCCCTCGCCTCACACGCGCCTGGACTCACTTAAGCAGACAACGTGGTGGTGGTACCAATATGCGTGGTCAGGGTGAGACGCAGTTGGAGGCCGATCACCGAATTGTTCGTGATAGAATCGCGACTTTGAAAAAGAAACTCGTTGTCGTGCGTGCCCAGCGGGAGACGCAAAGGAAGCGGCGAATGAAAAAGCCAGTCCCATCAGCCGCTATCGTCGGCTACACAAACGCCGGCAAATCTTCGCTTCTCAATTTGATCACAGGAGCCAACATTTTAGCGGAGGACAAACTTTTCGCCACCCTTGATCCGACTACGCGACAGGTCATTTTACCCTCGGGTTTAAAGCTCCTCCTCACAGACACGGTTGGATTTGTCCGTAAACTTCCTCACAATCTGGTCGAGGCGTTCAAAGCGACACTCGAGGAAGCGGTTGTCGCAGACTTTCTAATCCATGTCCTGGATGTATCCAGCCCAGAAGTAGAGAAACACGCAGAAACCACTCTCGAAGTTCTCAAGGAATTAGGGGCCGACGAAAAACGAATACTGACTGTTTTCAACAAGGTCGACATCTGCGACGACTCCTTCGCTCTCCAACGACTGCAGGCACAATTTCCGGATGCGGAATTCATTAGCGTCATAGAGAACAAAGGAATCGAACAACTGATTCGCCGCATGGATGAAGTTTTAGAAACCGATTCCACGTTTGGTGAATATCTATTCCCCTTTGATCGATACGACTTGATCTCCCAACTACACCAAGCTGGTTGCGTGAAGGAAGAAACAACCCGGGACGACGGCATCTACATTAGCGGGTTCATCTCCCCTGCCCTGGAACCGCGTGTCTTAGAGTTTAAACTGAACGGGAAATAA
- the ppdK gene encoding pyruvate, phosphate dikinase, whose product MAKKVSKKQVRKPKRATKTARKPKAAKYVYSWGGGKADGNGSMKALLGGKGANLAEMDRIGLPVPAGFTVTTEVCTSYYDNNRQYPAGLQDQIVQGIKKIERVMGTKFGDSKKFPLLVAVRSGARDSMPGMMDTILNLGLNDETVQSLESATGNPRFAWDCYRRFIQMYGDVVMGVQKLPSEDHDPFELIIEHAKADLLGDADAEDTEFTAGHLKEVIARMKKLVKDRTGQDFPSDPWEQLDGAVSAVFGSWMNDRAIVYRRKYNIPAEWGTAVNVQAMVFGNTGEDSGSGVSFTRDPATGEKVLYGEFLMNAQGEDVVAGVRTPDAVAELEKVQPASLKELKRICKVLEKHFSDMQDFEFTIQEGKVFMLQTRNGKRTGVAAVRIACEMVKERLINWKTAVTRVPAEQLEQVLAPIFDSAAVKSAKQIAKGLPAGPGAATGRIYFNAERAVEAAEKGHRVLLVRVETSPEDLRGMIAADGILTARGGVSSHAALVARQMGKICVCGAAELQIDYEERTLKVGKRVYHEDDFLSIDGTAGTVYDGEVSTAPSEVVQGLLKNNKKAQKSGTYQNYTKLMGWCKKVTRMSVRTNADTPEQTTQAIAFGAEGIGLTRTEHMFFEGDRIDAMREMILAGNLKAREKALKKLLSHQRKDFYGIFKALKGFPATIRLLDPPLHEFLPHTKEQQLDLAHKLGIPVEKIMTRVHDLHEFNPMLGFRGCRLGVLYPEITRMQATAILEAAAQAQKRGIKTKPEIMIPLVGFKKELDLQVAIVHEVAADVKKRKKLRKLDYQVGTMIEVPRGALTADEIAETAEFFSFGTNDLTQTTMGMSRDDSGSFLGAYQEEDIMSKNPFASIDETGVGQLMEIAIEKGRSTNPDIKLGICGEHGGDPDSVAFCHRVGLAYVSCSPYRVPVARLAAAQAALEDET is encoded by the coding sequence ATGGCTAAAAAAGTCAGTAAGAAGCAAGTTAGAAAACCTAAACGCGCAACCAAAACTGCAAGAAAACCAAAAGCAGCCAAATACGTCTACTCTTGGGGCGGCGGCAAAGCGGATGGTAACGGCTCTATGAAAGCCCTCTTGGGCGGTAAGGGTGCCAACCTAGCAGAGATGGACAGAATAGGTCTCCCTGTCCCTGCCGGATTCACCGTTACGACGGAAGTCTGCACCTCCTACTACGATAACAATCGTCAGTACCCAGCCGGTCTCCAAGACCAGATTGTGCAGGGCATCAAGAAGATTGAGAGAGTCATGGGCACCAAATTTGGTGACTCAAAGAAATTCCCACTTCTAGTAGCAGTTCGTTCAGGAGCACGTGACTCTATGCCGGGTATGATGGATACCATCCTCAACCTGGGCTTGAATGACGAAACCGTTCAGTCACTTGAAAGCGCAACCGGCAACCCACGCTTTGCCTGGGATTGTTACCGTCGCTTCATTCAAATGTATGGTGATGTAGTTATGGGAGTTCAAAAACTTCCAAGCGAAGACCATGATCCATTTGAACTGATCATCGAGCATGCTAAGGCAGACCTTCTCGGAGATGCCGATGCAGAAGACACCGAATTTACAGCTGGTCACCTCAAAGAAGTGATCGCTCGCATGAAGAAGCTCGTAAAGGACCGCACCGGACAAGATTTCCCAAGCGATCCCTGGGAGCAACTTGATGGAGCAGTGAGTGCAGTATTCGGATCCTGGATGAATGACCGTGCGATCGTTTACCGCCGTAAATATAACATCCCTGCCGAATGGGGCACCGCGGTTAACGTCCAAGCGATGGTATTTGGTAACACGGGAGAAGATTCAGGATCAGGAGTATCTTTCACTCGTGACCCTGCTACCGGCGAAAAGGTTCTCTATGGTGAGTTCCTTATGAACGCTCAAGGTGAAGACGTAGTAGCTGGAGTTCGCACTCCTGACGCGGTAGCTGAACTTGAGAAGGTACAGCCTGCTTCTCTGAAAGAATTGAAACGCATCTGCAAAGTGCTCGAAAAGCACTTCAGCGATATGCAGGATTTTGAGTTCACCATCCAGGAAGGCAAGGTCTTCATGCTGCAAACTCGTAACGGTAAGCGCACGGGTGTAGCTGCTGTTCGTATCGCATGTGAAATGGTGAAAGAAAGACTCATCAATTGGAAGACAGCCGTAACTCGCGTTCCTGCTGAACAGCTCGAGCAAGTACTTGCACCGATCTTCGACAGCGCAGCTGTTAAGTCCGCCAAGCAAATTGCGAAGGGACTTCCTGCAGGTCCTGGTGCCGCAACTGGACGCATTTACTTCAATGCTGAAAGAGCAGTTGAAGCAGCTGAAAAAGGACACCGTGTCCTACTCGTTCGCGTTGAAACTTCTCCGGAAGATCTACGCGGAATGATCGCTGCTGACGGTATCCTGACCGCTCGTGGTGGTGTATCTTCACACGCAGCACTCGTTGCCCGCCAAATGGGTAAGATCTGCGTTTGTGGTGCTGCTGAACTTCAAATCGATTATGAAGAGCGCACATTGAAAGTTGGAAAGAGGGTTTATCACGAAGATGACTTCCTATCTATCGATGGAACAGCCGGAACGGTTTACGATGGAGAAGTAAGCACAGCTCCTTCCGAAGTCGTTCAAGGTCTCTTGAAAAACAACAAGAAGGCACAGAAGAGTGGCACCTACCAAAACTACACCAAGCTCATGGGCTGGTGTAAGAAGGTTACTCGTATGAGCGTTCGCACGAATGCGGATACTCCCGAGCAAACCACTCAAGCGATTGCATTCGGCGCTGAAGGGATCGGACTCACCCGCACAGAACACATGTTCTTCGAAGGTGACCGCATCGACGCCATGCGCGAAATGATCCTTGCTGGAAACCTGAAAGCCCGCGAAAAGGCGCTTAAGAAGCTTCTCTCGCACCAGCGCAAGGACTTCTACGGCATCTTCAAGGCACTCAAGGGTTTTCCTGCAACCATCCGCCTCCTGGATCCACCTTTGCACGAGTTCCTACCTCACACTAAGGAGCAGCAACTCGACCTTGCACACAAGCTAGGTATTCCTGTGGAAAAGATCATGACCCGTGTTCACGATCTCCACGAGTTCAACCCAATGCTTGGTTTCCGCGGCTGTCGTCTCGGAGTTCTGTATCCTGAGATCACTCGCATGCAGGCCACTGCGATTCTCGAAGCTGCAGCACAAGCGCAGAAGCGAGGCATCAAGACCAAGCCTGAAATCATGATTCCTCTCGTAGGTTTCAAGAAGGAGCTCGATCTGCAAGTAGCCATCGTTCACGAAGTAGCTGCTGACGTGAAGAAGCGTAAGAAACTACGTAAGCTCGACTATCAAGTTGGAACCATGATCGAAGTACCTCGTGGTGCATTGACCGCCGACGAGATTGCCGAAACCGCTGAGTTCTTCAGCTTCGGAACCAACGACTTGACCCAAACAACCATGGGTATGTCTCGCGACGATTCAGGTTCATTCCTCGGTGCCTACCAGGAAGAAGACATTATGTCGAAGAACCCATTCGCTTCCATCGACGAAACAGGCGTTGGACAGCTTATGGAAATCGCTATTGAGAAGGGCCGCTCCACCAACCCCGATATCAAACTCGGCATCTGCGGTGAACACGGTGGTGATCCTGACTCGGTTGCATTCTGCCACAGAGTTGGTCTGGCTTATGTATCCTGCTCGCCTTACCGCGTGCCGGTTGCTCGCCTTGCCGCTGCTCAGGCTGCACTCGAAGACGAAACTTAA
- the tatC gene encoding twin-arginine translocase subunit TatC — MEDDGKKSPDEDEDLTPDEGPEEPSKKGDDSSHSEQEEFSLEGELVPPDDADASEEDETMEPEDSDLEKDLDNESVESDADDESSSKPENTEDIGEEDSLEPKNEGENDAESGEEPKLGSEEESDASDGTDSEQDQNESSDEDTVSGDEGSDYHHEGDDGYSHWDDDHDYHGDGYHDEDSHGEEETALASQVEKSVTELERHPDEDIAALDDAIEGGHMTFLEHLEELRVVLFKSAAAFLSAFILVAIFFQQITGLLRTPVEKAMANHGVTEALVTTSPFGVFSFLLQLGFLGGIALASPFILYFASSFIAPGLNQKERRTLLPGAFVALMLFSVGCIFSYMVLVPSALNVSIYLNELLGFSLVWAADRYMSLLIWMVLGIGLSFEFPLVITILVYVGILSVAMLRQFRRYAIVIIFILAAFITPTADPITQGLMAGPMILLYEAAIIVGAFIERRKKRAYEAEFGSWDEDNQD, encoded by the coding sequence ATGGAAGACGACGGAAAAAAGAGTCCCGATGAGGACGAAGACTTGACCCCGGATGAAGGCCCTGAGGAGCCTTCGAAAAAGGGTGATGATTCATCGCATTCAGAGCAGGAGGAGTTTTCCTTAGAAGGTGAGCTTGTTCCGCCAGATGACGCGGATGCTTCTGAGGAAGATGAGACTATGGAGCCTGAGGATTCTGATCTTGAGAAGGATTTGGATAACGAATCTGTTGAGTCTGACGCGGATGACGAATCGTCGTCCAAGCCTGAAAATACAGAGGATATCGGCGAGGAAGATAGCCTCGAGCCTAAGAATGAAGGTGAGAATGATGCTGAATCCGGGGAAGAGCCAAAGTTGGGCTCTGAGGAGGAAAGTGACGCGTCAGATGGGACTGACTCTGAACAGGATCAAAATGAATCTTCGGACGAGGATACTGTTTCCGGGGACGAAGGTTCAGATTATCACCACGAGGGAGATGATGGTTATAGTCATTGGGACGACGATCATGATTACCATGGCGATGGCTACCATGATGAGGACTCTCATGGTGAGGAAGAGACCGCGCTTGCCAGCCAGGTAGAAAAAAGTGTGACTGAACTTGAGCGTCACCCTGATGAAGACATCGCAGCATTAGATGATGCCATCGAAGGTGGCCACATGACTTTTCTTGAGCACCTTGAGGAGCTCCGAGTCGTACTATTTAAATCTGCGGCAGCGTTCTTATCGGCCTTCATTCTTGTAGCGATATTTTTCCAACAGATTACGGGTTTGCTTAGAACACCGGTCGAAAAGGCTATGGCCAACCATGGTGTTACGGAAGCGCTGGTGACTACTTCACCGTTTGGGGTTTTCTCATTTTTGCTTCAATTAGGATTCTTAGGCGGGATTGCTCTGGCGTCTCCTTTTATTCTGTATTTTGCCTCTTCCTTTATTGCGCCCGGTCTAAATCAAAAAGAACGGCGAACGCTATTACCTGGAGCTTTCGTTGCGTTGATGCTTTTCAGTGTCGGTTGCATATTTAGCTATATGGTGCTGGTGCCCTCGGCTCTGAATGTATCGATCTATCTGAACGAGCTTCTCGGTTTCAGCCTTGTTTGGGCTGCGGACCGCTACATGAGCCTGTTAATCTGGATGGTGCTTGGAATTGGGCTCAGTTTTGAGTTCCCCCTCGTTATTACCATCCTGGTCTATGTCGGCATCCTGTCCGTCGCTATGCTTAGGCAGTTTAGGCGGTATGCCATTGTAATCATCTTTATTCTGGCCGCGTTCATCACGCCCACGGCAGATCCGATTACGCAAGGTTTGATGGCAGGTCCTATGATTCTTCTCTATGAGGCAGCCATCATTGTAGGCGCCTTTATTGAGCGACGTAAGAAGCGTGCCTATGAGGCTGAGTTCGGATCCTGGGATGAAGATAACCAAGACTAA
- a CDS encoding HAD family hydrolase has protein sequence MIPNNIKHIIWDWNGTLVDDGQRCVDIMNGIRRRRSMPLISLEDYRKLFDFPVIEYYRRIGFDLEEHPFETLSNEFISEYIQSRKDLPLQPGALEALTFFRERNIPQCVLSATQSDALRKTLDEHQLTSFFKTILGLDHHYADGKAHLGDTWLEKTHIDKEHVLFIGDTLHDREVALKMGIHYLLISKGHHSEKRLRERSTKVLDSLQELIELL, from the coding sequence ATGATACCAAACAACATTAAGCATATTATCTGGGATTGGAACGGCACGCTCGTAGATGATGGGCAACGCTGTGTCGATATTATGAACGGCATCCGAAGAAGGCGATCGATGCCTTTAATCAGCCTTGAGGATTATCGTAAGCTATTTGATTTCCCTGTCATTGAATACTATCGCAGAATTGGTTTTGATCTCGAAGAGCATCCTTTTGAAACCTTAAGCAATGAGTTTATCTCTGAATACATCCAATCACGAAAAGATTTACCGCTACAACCAGGAGCTCTGGAAGCGTTAACTTTTTTCAGAGAAAGAAATATTCCGCAATGTGTTCTATCAGCTACCCAATCTGATGCTCTAAGAAAAACACTGGATGAACATCAGCTGACATCCTTTTTCAAAACAATACTTGGCCTTGACCATCACTATGCCGATGGGAAGGCACACCTGGGAGACACCTGGTTGGAAAAAACCCACATAGACAAAGAACATGTCCTATTCATAGGAGACACGCTTCACGACAGAGAAGTCGCATTAAAGATGGGCATTCATTACCTACTCATCTCAAAAGGCCATCATTCAGAAAAACGCTTGCGCGAAAGATCGACCAAAGTCTTAGACAGTCTTCAAGAGCTCATAGAATTACTCTAG
- a CDS encoding DMT family transporter, whose amino-acid sequence MVLRFLILSLGVFCAGTSVVMTKASQLPAEYVAGGRLLIAALLLLPIYIRDQKRNPDFKLRQSLRISGLPALLLALHFITWTIGARWTTSANSTLIANLIPAAMPFFSLFLLKEALNRGEWIGTFITCLGVVILAYVDYHVSSTILAGDLVCLLSMLVLSWYLILARKYRHIPSIWLYLVPLYTVAGLICIFTGLLRVGIPPAPPAVEWFYIFLLGLVPTVFGHSLLNLAMHWYRSQFVAIVSQMQFVYAGILGYFYFAEIPQTSFYLASAFMMAGVVWTLYSHTYTHKTSHDTKQH is encoded by the coding sequence ATGGTTTTGCGATTCCTCATACTTTCACTGGGTGTCTTTTGTGCAGGGACCTCAGTGGTGATGACTAAAGCGAGTCAACTACCCGCTGAATATGTAGCGGGAGGTCGCCTGTTAATTGCAGCTCTCCTTCTACTTCCCATTTATATCAGGGATCAAAAACGGAATCCCGATTTTAAGCTAAGACAAAGCCTCCGGATATCGGGTCTACCTGCGCTTCTTCTCGCTTTGCACTTTATCACATGGACGATTGGAGCGCGTTGGACCACCAGTGCGAATTCCACTCTCATTGCAAACTTGATTCCGGCAGCTATGCCTTTCTTCAGTCTGTTTCTTTTAAAAGAAGCACTCAACAGAGGAGAATGGATTGGCACATTCATAACATGCTTGGGTGTAGTCATCCTTGCTTACGTAGATTACCATGTAAGCTCCACCATACTAGCAGGTGACCTTGTTTGCTTGTTATCCATGCTGGTTCTTTCATGGTACCTCATTCTTGCAAGGAAGTACCGACACATTCCTTCCATATGGTTATACTTAGTACCTCTCTATACCGTTGCAGGACTCATTTGTATTTTCACCGGTTTACTCAGAGTAGGTATTCCCCCTGCTCCGCCAGCTGTAGAATGGTTTTATATTTTCTTACTAGGGTTAGTTCCAACCGTGTTTGGTCACTCTCTCCTCAACTTAGCAATGCATTGGTATAGAAGTCAGTTCGTTGCCATAGTCAGTCAGATGCAGTTTGTCTACGCCGGCATCCTGGGCTATTTCTATTTTGCAGAAATCCCTCAAACAAGTTTTTACCTTGCTAGTGCATTCATGATGGCTGGAGTTGTGTGGACTTTGTATTCACACACTTACACTCATAAGACCTCCCATGATACCAAACAACATTAA
- the menH gene encoding 2-succinyl-6-hydroxy-2,4-cyclohexadiene-1-carboxylate synthase, with amino-acid sequence MHVGDIERWEGKQSLPKVICLHGFLGHGKDFKIVRDHYADHPTIIAPNLPDYSQSPASDYSWESCIQALDELIVTESKDAVCVLLGYSMGGRIALQYALQHADHLAGLVLVGATPGIANANERKARIQKDFAQAAMLKEQSLEDFLKQWFKQDIIRFQSQIPEPYRSDMRRTRESNNSIALALSLSSLGTGSMPSAWDQLAKLHQPTLLVTGDRDEKFKTIAGKMETQLPNAQHASIIDAGHACCFEKPLAFTQILDSFVSSLID; translated from the coding sequence ATGCATGTAGGGGACATTGAGCGATGGGAAGGAAAGCAATCACTTCCAAAAGTTATCTGTCTCCATGGCTTCCTGGGACATGGAAAAGACTTCAAGATCGTAAGGGACCATTACGCAGATCACCCCACGATAATTGCTCCCAACTTGCCGGACTATTCCCAAAGCCCGGCAAGTGACTATAGCTGGGAAAGCTGCATCCAGGCATTGGATGAACTAATCGTAACTGAATCAAAAGACGCCGTTTGTGTTTTATTGGGCTATTCCATGGGCGGACGCATAGCGCTACAGTATGCGCTTCAGCACGCTGATCATTTGGCAGGCCTCGTACTAGTTGGCGCAACACCGGGTATAGCGAATGCAAATGAGCGTAAGGCTCGTATACAAAAAGATTTCGCACAAGCGGCCATGCTGAAGGAGCAATCTCTGGAAGACTTTTTAAAACAATGGTTCAAGCAGGATATCATCCGATTTCAATCACAGATACCCGAACCCTACCGTTCAGATATGCGGAGGACGCGGGAATCGAATAATAGCATCGCGCTTGCACTATCACTTTCTTCTCTCGGAACTGGAAGCATGCCATCAGCATGGGATCAATTGGCCAAGCTTCATCAACCCACTTTGCTGGTTACTGGAGATAGGGATGAAAAATTTAAAACCATTGCGGGCAAAATGGAGACACAACTTCCAAATGCACAACACGCATCTATCATAGATGCAGGTCATGCTTGTTGCTTTGAGAAACCGTTGGCATTTACGCAAATCCTCGACTCATTTGTTTCATCACTAATTGATTGA